The Xiphophorus couchianus chromosome 3, X_couchianus-1.0, whole genome shotgun sequence genome segment tgtattgttaaaatattgcaacatgtaaataattaaatgtatttaattccAGTTAAATTTGAACCATGACATTTGGCACAACGTAGAAAATGAATTTGTGAATGGAGGGATTGCTGTTTGGGTTCTTTACATTTGTGaatttctggatgtttttctgttttatactcTGATGTATTTATGAAATCAGTTCATCTTTATTCAGAACATTTCTAAAGGTGGAAAACTGAAACCTGTTGCCCTTCATTCCTTCCGCAGACAACAGTCTTCAGAgttcagaggaaagaaaagcgACCAGCTCGGCCgacagaaaactgaaacctgAGCAGCAGATATGGACTGGAACAGGAAGCTGCGGGCTGCTGGCAGAAAGTAAAAACTCTCTCCTacatttgcatttctttctttaggAGATAAAAACCGGGGATTTTGTTGCGCAGGAACAGAAAAACGAGCCTCGTTAAACTAACTTCTCTGAGTCTGAACTTTGTGTTCAGCTTGTCAGCGACCAGCAGCTGCTTTTCATTACTTTTAATTCCTTCCTTCCTCAAACTGTTGCATAACTCCTCAAGGTGACGGTTAGGGCGGGACTTCCGCCCGACCACTCAAACAGGGAAGTCGTCGTGTTACTTTCCTTCAGCGTCATAGTTCTGCTCCGTGGGAAAAAAACACGCTAACGCGGCGGCTGTAAGTTGCTCCAGCGGGAGGAAATCCGACAGGAGCGAGGTCCGCGCCACCTCCCGCCGCCGCGAGGTTCACCTGAGCCCGGCTGTCAGCGGGGGAATGAGCCGGCAGGAGGCGGAGGGCGCTCCGGCAGGGTGAGAGCTTCTGGTGGGGGATCCACGGCAGGCTGGCTGGGTGGGAGTGGGTCTCAATACCTGTGGAGCTTCAACAGGGTGGAAGCTACTGGTGGGCGATCCACGGAAGGCTGGTGGGTTTTAGTGTCTGTGGATATGCAGCAGAGTGGAAAGTGCTGAGAGGGAATCCACGGCAGGCGGCGAGTCTGTGGAGCTGAGTGGGTCTGAGTGACTGTCTGTGGAACTGCATCATGCATCacagattaaacattttcaggctTCAACTCTTGTTGaggtgatttattttaatttttttacccAGTGAGTCTCGCGGATGTTTTATTGATTAGTTGCACGTTGCGTTGCCGCCCCTTTAAGAgcaactttttgtttgctgttggAGGTTTTGTGATGAAGTAAACACACCCCTGTTCTCATTAATTATCTACTTTAATGCTGAGCAAATAGCAGCAGATTGTTTCTGGAGtgtagaaacaacaaaacaaagagtgGACTAGTCAAAGtttccaggtttcatttatttcttaaagTCAGGCTTCGGctctaaagtttattttgaaaacctaaAGAAGCtcaaagtttgtatttttatttttcaggcaGAATATTCTTTGTTTgtgagctaaaaaaaacaaaaacaaccttcGCCTTCTGCTGGAAcgactgacctttgacctggacGGTTGTCATCAAAGGTTGttgaatttaattcatttttggtgatttttgaGTCAAAACGTTTTGCAGTTTCCTTTAACTTAAACCtttagtcataaaaatattttatgtttttttgtttttagaggaAATAATCCTTTACAGCAAATAACTGGGCTGTTCATGTCGTCCTGAACCCATAATCTGGGTCACGGTTTTTTCTGGGTTAGACTCTGAAATATTTGGGAAGCGCTGAGTGGGAGAGTTTCAGgacctgcaggtgtgtgtgtgtgtgtgctgtttgCTTCCAGGTGATAAGGGAAAATCAATGCGGTTCAGCTGTCCAGATCGTTCCTGCGATGCGCTGCATTTGCATGCCTTCCTGCTCGGTTACCTCTGGTTTCCATGTTTCTGCTCTTGTTGTTTCAGGTGAAACGGGAACCGAACAACCAGGGATAATTACTCCAAGATGGTTGGGCTGTAATCCTGAAAACATGCTGGATTTTTCCCCCCTGGCGCCGGCAGCTGCACCCTGAGCCAGACACATCTGGGAACATGACTCTGTGATGAAACGGAACGAAGACGGACCCTCCCAGATCCCGTTCCTTTTGTCTGCAACCAGGACACTGCCTACTCAGAGCCAAGCTCTTCCCAGGTCCCGGAGCCATGTTCCGGAAAAGAAGCTCTTTCATTCTATGCGGGACGTTCCTGTTTGTAACCTGGAACGCCgtgctggtgctgctgctctGGGGCAGAGCGCCCCCGGGCCAGCCGGGCGCCGGGCAGCTGGATCCGGCCTCCATGCCCACCGATGACGTGGTGGGAGACGTGATCCGCGTAGCAGACTCCTTCGAATTGGAGCTGGCAAAGCAGAAGGAGATCCTGTCCCAGATCCTGAGCCACCGGTCGCTGTGGAAGCCGGTCAACAGAAAGAGGGCGAAGGTCGACGTTCCCAGTCCGCCGGTCATTCCCATCCTGGTGATCGCCTGTAACCGGGTCACAGTGAGGCGCTGCCTGGACAAGCTGCTGGAGCTGCGGCCCTCCGCCGAGCTCCATCCCATCATAGTGAGCCAGGACTGCGGGCACACCGCCACCGCCGACGTCATCGCCTCCTACGGGGATAAAGTCACGCACCTGAAGCAGCCGGACCTGTCTGACATTCCCGTCCGGCCCGAGCACAAGAAGTTCCAGGGTTACTACAAGATCTCCAGACACTACCGCTGGGCTCTGAACCAGGTCTTCCGGACCCTTTCCCACTCCTCCGTGGTGATCGTGGAGGACGACCTGGAGGTACCGGCGTTCTCTGATACGGACGCAAACAATTAACCAACTTATGATCGTcggtttattagattaaaattagttctaATTGATTAACTAATAGCATCCGCcaatgtcctgcaacttttagatgcgtctgtgcttcagcacacctggctccaGTATCAGCTCATTGGCAGAGCTGGACTGCATGCTGGTAACTTCACCACTGAGTTCAAGCATGTAGGCCAGCGGACACATCTGAAGTTTCCTGGACCTCCAGGAACGCAGTTTAAAATCACTGGCTTAGATTTCCTTTCAGTGTTGTAATTTGCctgccatccagcagagggctgTCATGAGTTAATACACTTCATAGCGCGAAGTTTTAATATTCCTTTAAGAAAAACCACAGACAGTGTATGAATATCTCTGTTAATGGGGaatgaagtattttatttgtatttttcctgTTCAGTAACCTAAGAGGTTTGTGTcttgttacattttataaatacatttattaatgtgagatcacaattttctgtttaccCAGTTTATATAGATGATACCTTTTTATCTGTGTAACCTGTATTGATTAGGTAAATTGATTGAGATTAAATTCTCACTTTCGGCAACAAcctgttcagaaaacatttcaatacacAGCAGAAAACTGAAGGATATTATGAAACACAATCTATATGTGTTTTAATTCTGCATATTATGAAAATGAAGCCCTTCGTGTTATGGAAAGATGGTCGGCCCTCTTCATACAAGAGAAAactcatgtttttaattaatccTTAGTTGATCAATAAGATCAACTTTTGATTAACTCATTAACTGATAACTTGCTCACCCTCCAAATCCTTCACGTTTTCCGTCTCTTTCCTCAAAACATCTAACCATCCGTCCTCTCCTGCAGGTGGCGCCAGACTTCTTTGAGTATTTCCGGGCCCTGCACCCAGTGCTGCGGTCGGACCCCACCCTGTGGTGCGCTTCGGCCTGGAACGACAACGGCCGGGACGGGATGGTGGACCCCAGCCAGCCGGCGCTCCTCTACCGCACCGACTTCTTCCCGGGTCTGGGCTGGATGCTGCTCCGGGAAGCCTGGGAGGAGCTGGAGCCCAAGTGGCCCTCCTCCTTCTGGGACGACTGGATGCGGCAGCCGGAGCAGCGGCGGGGCCGCGCCTGCGTCCGGCCCGAGATCTCCCGCACGCTGACCTTCGGCCGGCAGGGCGTCAGCCTGGGCCAGTTCTACGACAAATACCTGAAGTTCATCAAACTGAACTCTGAGTTTGTGCCTTTCACCAAGCTGGACCTGGCCTACCTGCAGGAGGACGCGTACCAGACCAGCTTCACCAAGCAGGTGTACAGTGCCGCCGTGGTAACGTATGAAGACGTGAAGCAGGGCCGGCTGAGCGGCACCGGACCGTTCCGGCTCCAGTACTCCAGCAAGGACAGCTTCAAGGTCATGGCCAAGAATCTGGGCATCATGGACGACTTGAAGTCCGGCGTGCCACGGACCGGATACCGGGGCGTGGTCAGCTTCTTCTACAGGGGGCGGAGGATCTACCTGGCCCCGCCTCCCGGGTGGAGTCGGTACGATCCCACCTGGAGCTGAGGATCCGCAGAGCGTCTGACACATTCCACACCAAAGAgaaacaggatttctgctgtttgcctTTACAGATGCTGGTTGTTTAGGAGGTTCAGCCAACACTACTCAGGTTTCCCCGCAGCGCACAACAGATCTGCTGTAAATCACCAGAGCTCTATTTTTCTATGATTCTGATTGTGCTCATTGCAGCCACGCATTTAATGCATCAGCCCGGTTTGCCTTATTGTCTTTAAATTATTGGAGTTAGTCTGAGTTAATCCTGAGAAGGAAGCTGGCTCATCTAATCTGTGATTCTGTCTGCTGATGACTGCGATGAAACCAAATTCTGCTCTTCCtgctcacattttgtcagaggATTTTGTTTGGAATATCTGTTGCCCTGGAATCACTGTGGggatttgtatgtttttgttttttaataaaaacaaaattaatgcaGAGTTTTTGGTCATAATGTAACTCAGTTTTTCTCAGTTATGATCTATGAATTTATGAATCGTTTAATGTTCATGTCTAGTCATATCTAATTTATGCAAACTGTTAAGGTGGACCTTTTAatcttgtatttctttttaagcagAGACTGCAAATTACTTCATGTTTAGaaatctcaaatattttattattttactaattaaaaacgGTACTGGGACTTCAGACTTTCAAAGAAAACCCAACAGtcataataaattaagtttgGATAATGACGCTGTGTTTTGGTTGAAAGAAGGATATAATCAATTTACACACGATTAAAAAATAGatcaaagtatatttatattgaaataattgaaaatggAATATACTATTAATGTGAAATCGTGAGTTTTAAAACGTTTCCTGTCATTGGGTGTTGAAGAGAAACTGCCGCAGAGTTCTGTTGTGTCTACGGTGGCTGCAGTGGTTCAAGCGCACTCCGCTCTGAACTGTTCGCTTCATCTGTGATGATGGTGTGAGAACGGGGCGGCTAGCTGGTCTAGCTCTGGAGTGGAGATGTTAAGAGATGGAGGAAAGTGGCGGtaaaaaagttagttttattgATTAAACTTCCACATGGTTTATATCGAACAGCAGCTGTTGGTTCTCACATGGTCGCAGAAAGCGACGGAATTAGCATTTTGACAGGCTAGGCTAATTTATGCTACTGGTTTCTATACAGGCTAGGCTAATTGGAGCGCCTATCTATACAGAATATGCTAGGCTAGGCTAATTGCGGGTTCGGGTTTCTGTGCAGAATAAAAATGGCTTCAAACTCCTCTCTCTCCGCCACTTGGATTATTTTCTGATCTCCAACCGCTTCTTTCTCGGtcgctgctgggaggaaggtgCTTCTCGCCGGGATAAATCAAGCCAATACCCGCCCGTCTGTCTAGGGCCTGGGATGGAACCAGGCGACTTGCGAGAAAGCCCCGCCGGCTCCGGGGAGTCGGATGTGGGCGGCTGGAGGGAGGTTACTCCCGGcggtgaggaggagggggaggattTGGAGGCGAAGGCTACCAAAACGAGCGGGACTAAAGTAGAAAATGCGCTCAGAGACGCCTGCGACGAAGGCGGCAGCGAAAGAGGCGTCGGAGATCAGCTGCACAGCCCGTATGAGGAGGAGCTGGACCCCCGGATTCAGGTGAGACCACCGGCCTCTGGTGTTCCTGTTAGCAGCTCTGTAACCCGCATTAATAGTGGCAGATATATGATCACTGGATTACTTTCGATGAAGGGACGTAGCTGATTAATTATTTAAGAGTGCTTTGTTCTTCATTATAAATCATAATAATCTGTGATAATCCCACTGTCTGTCAGAAGTAATCATCTTTGTTGCAGAGCTTTAACAGCAGCGCTCCACCAGCTTTCAGTTTCAGATTAGCCGTCATTGTTGGCCTTTATTCCCTTTAATCCCAGAGGTAAACATGCTGGTTTGCTCTTGCAgttgatgatttttgtttgcattttcacaggaggagctggagcatCTAAACGAAGCCAGCGCAGAAATCAAcaagctggagctggagctggatgTAAGTGGAGACGGTCAGTCATCAGAAGATTCAGCTTCAGATGGCACTCTTTCATTAATTATAGGTTTAACGCACAAatacaattataaaatgtttgtctgttAAAGTTAGTCtgataaatgtgtgtttatagttccaaatttaaagaataaaaactgtaaatgttaaTATCTGGCTGTTCCTTCTGTGTGAAACCTGATCTGATGTGGTTCATTATTTTCCTGCATGAACCCTGAAGGATGCCAGGTCAGCGTACAGGAAGATCCTCACTGAGTCTGCCAGGAAGCTGAACGCACAGAGCTCTCAGCTCGGCAGCTGCATCGAGAAAGCCAGGCCATACTACGAAGCTCGCCGCCTCGCTAAGGAGGTACGGATCAATACACCTCGTctcaaactgtgtgtgtgtgtgtgttagcaaaGTGCTGCTGTCTCCCAGAATCAGGCCAGCCGGCCTGCTGGGATCTCCAGACCTTTCAAAGGCATAGATTTATGATCCGAAAAGTAAGATGTTTTCTGACATTGTGGAGTCAGACATGTAAGGAGAAAACTCTTGAAGTCGGACATTTGCACTAAAAGATGTCAGAGGTTCTTGATGTGATGAAGCTGGGTGTTGTTTGATCTGTTCTGGTAGAAATGCAATCATCCATGTCTTTAGTGATGGAAAATTGtcttttattgtgattatttGATATGAGAGTATCCACTCCTTACCTGTCACtttcaatttttacatttttttactgaCTCAGTCATGTGATAAAAGGTCACGATGCACCTTCAATCCTCCaatcttattttattgataaaccTTGTATAATACCGGtgaaacaaacttgttttagtAGCATGAGGTGTTGCTATGAAATCTAAAGGAAACtactaaataaactaaaacaatcagCTCCTTTAGCCtgtaatttgttacattttttttagccGTTTCTCGCAGAAGGGTGGATTATTTTCAGACCTTTGAGAACATTGATCAGATCGGTTTCGATCTGCTGATCGATCGGTTCGCCTCTGGTCTGCGTAACGTTTGAGCTCAGCAGAATCTCCTCTGGCTCTTCAGACGTCTGGCCAAATAtgtcaaatttaaagttaaaaaataaaaatgccagcTGGTACactttgttttgtgtattttcatgtaaaatatgcagaatATTTGCATAATATCACTTATCAGGGTGAAGATTATTAAAGTAGCAGTATACTTTTCCTGCCTTTTTCTCAGACTGAACTTAAACAGTattaaagtgtttctgttttgggtTCATGGTAAGGCCCCGCAGTATATCGTCATAGCAACACCTAGACATCTCACAGGACAGTGTGGCAGCGTTGGTTgaacttcctgcttcctgcagGCGCAGCAGGAGACGCAGAAGGCGGCGCTGAGTTATGAGCGCGCCGTTTCCATGCACACGGCTGCCAGGGAGATGGTTTACGTGGCGGAGCAGGGCCTGATGGCCGACGGCAAGAACACGCTGGACCCCACCTGGCAGGAGATGCTCAACCACGCCACCTCCAAGgtaaacacacaccaacacacacacgcagccgGCGCCTGCTGCGTCCCGCCTGCTGGACTCAGAACATCAAACCCGGAGCAATCTGAAGAACGGCTGCAGCTTCCGGGATCATCAGATCGGACCGACTGAAGGTCTTCTGGacggtcagaaccagaacctggcggAAACAGGTCAGCAGCGTCTTACCTGggctgagcagaaccagaaccgctccAATGTTCCCAGAGactggaggaagagtggagagaaccagaaccagaacctccacGCTGCGCTGCATTGGTGCAGAAGGAGCCCAGACCAAATCCTGACATCTCTgttcaaaatgaaattttattgATCTGATGGAATATTCTGAGACTCTGGATgttgttttgtattaaaatgattcaataacagaaataaatgctttaaatatttgaaatactgaGCAGAATCTGTCTAATAAAGTTAGATATAAATGACTGAAACATGGAGGCAAAATTCAGTTATTCTGGATTTATTAGACCAGTGTGAAAGGTTAGCCCCGCCTCCaggcaaatttagaaaaatcccACCGTAGTGGGCGGAGCCACGAGTCGCAGGGATTTCTGACGTGCAGCATCGATACCTGCAGCAGCTGAGTGAGCAGCAGAGCAGACGGCTTCACATGAGCTAAATGGTCCATAAACGCTCTGGTCCTACTCCTGCctcgccaccagggggcgttcCTGAAGCAGGGCTGTGACATAAGCCGAGCCGGATGGCAGTACCACCGTTcaacccaaagagggcagcactgagacagtTATAGGTCAAAAATTGCTGCATTTATatgaaaatgtcataatttgcacagaaacatgaaatagAACCTTTAATAAtgaatttatacatttaatctgcaataaaaagttgatttggacttttatttcatctttaactTTACCAGAACTCGTTCGGTTGTTCTCCGTTTGTCCTGCAGGTGAACGAAGCCGAGGAGGAACGGATCCGCAGCGAGCGGGAACACATGCGCGTCACACATGCCTGCCAGGAGGCCGAGGCCCGGGTCCAGACCCTGCAGAAGTCCCTGAAGCGGGTCATCGTCAAGTCCAAGCCCTACTTTGAGCTCAAGTCCCAACTCAACCACATCCTGGAGGTACAGCGAGCCGCAGCGGGCCGGAGTGTGTTCTGAGACCGAGAACACACACCTGTCATCAGCCTGGTGACGGGTTCATACTGGAGCTGATCCATTACAACTGTTtgaactctgtgtgtgtgtgtgtgtgtgtgtgtgtgggggtgtgtgtgtgtgtgtgtcaggatCATAAGACGAAGGTCCTGCAGCTGGAGCAGAACGTCTCCAAGGTGAAGACTCGTTACTCCGTCGCTCTGAGGAACCTGGAGCAGATCAGTGAGCAGATCCACGCCCAGAGGGGTCGCGACCCGCCCGACTGCCCCACCCGCAGCCCGCCCGTCGGCGCCGAGTCCGACGCCCGGGTCGGGGAGGATGACGCGACCTGCGGAGCTTCCGCCGCCGCCAAGGATCGCCTGGACGCGGCCTTGGACCTGGCAGACCGCTACAAGGAGGCGGAGCGGGAGCGGGCCGGGTCCGATTCGCTGTCCGTCTTCAGCCTGCAGACCATCGCCTCGGACCTGGAGAAGTACGACTCGGTGGAGCACCTGGGTGACCTGGGCGACCTGAGCGACGTGGGCAGCGTGACTGGAGACGAGGCGGAGCGGGACCGGGCCAGGACACGGGACCCAGCGGCACCGAGCGGCGCCAGGGAGCGCCAGCAGAACTTCTCCAAGCAGCACCACCGCAGCTTCAGCCTGTGAGCCTGGACCGGAACCGGGACCGGGACCGGGATGGAAAACACAAACCAGAACAAGCTTAAACCGACCCGGTTGACCCGGCAGGCTCAGTAGAACTTCAGTAGAACTTCAGCAGAACCCGGTTGACCCGGCAGCTGCAGTAGAACACTACAGCAGAACCCTGAATCCGTCGATCCGTTCCTCTAGCATGATGAAACCATCAGAACTTTAAAATccctgtttgttttattttctcaggctctggtccggtccggtccggtcggACCTCTGGAGGCGCCGTTTCCCCTGCGTCCCATCAGGCCGGAAGCTAACCGGGTCACCCGGACCCGGCAGAACCTGGCACAGGCAGGAAGACTTGATTAAACTCTTGGTTctgtctgcagctgcaggagcaTGTTTTGCTCGGTCCTGCGGTTCCGGTCCAGGTTTTAGAATCagccttttatttaaattgtgtgACGTCagatttgtgttatttaaaatattgtttacatggatttttgtttgccttaaaaacaaaagaagctcCTGTTGTGACTTGATGTGTGCCTTGACACTTTAACGCTTCTGATCAGAACTTTTATGTTCCagacaaaagtttttatttgacgACTGAAACGTCTAAAACAATAAAGTGGAACAGCctgtaaatgtttgtaattattCAGATGgagaatatttaaatgtgtttgatgatCTGTAAATGTGACTCTGCTTCCTGTTGCACCAATAAATCTCATCTTTGACTCCTGAACGTGTTTTTATGAATCTGTTTGGATTTGAAGCCAAAGACACGAAGGAAACAGTTTAAGATTCAAACTACAAACGGAGGAgctgaaaaataagttttataaaTTACAACCATATTGTTCATTCTAGATCACAAAAGTTCTGGGTTAGAAAAACTAatcccacagcataatgctgccaccactgagTTTCaatggttgtttttgtccaGAAATATGGAgaatatgaaaaactaaaaccaattcagtttattaatataaaacaaattcataacATGTCATCTTAAAGACAATCCAATCCGTTTTATATTCAATCATGTTGACAGATTCAAACTTGGTTCTATTTAGAGCAGAACTTTAGTTTGAACATAATTagaattattgtaaaaataattattctattaaatagaatagaaatattctttattgTCCCTCTAATTGTACATCGttagaaaatacaaattaaaatagcaTACTCTAAAGAAATGTTGAACTGATcaggattattttaaaaatatgtttgtgcacaaaatgcaaaatatgagATTAGAAGAATCTGTGACTATGAGCAGGAATGTAAACAGCAGTTCAGGGCGTCTCTAAGGAAGCCCAGCAGGGTCAGtcccgctgctgctgcaggttaaCAGCTAATAAACCCCCTGCTCCTGACTGGTACCTTTCCAGAATGAGTTCGGGTTTTTTAAGTGAAAGAAAGATTCAAAAGTCATCAGAGTTAAACTccatttgaattgaaaatgtttccttgaATATTGAAGAAATGATTATAAAATGTTCGTGTCCTCCGCAGGTGTTTCATGTGAAGCTGATTGCGCGCGCAGGGCTTCGGCTCGGTGGATGAGCAGAAACCTGCGCGAAGCTTCTGTCATTTAAGCTCCGAGGAGCTTTTGGGCTTAAAGCGTTAAAGCAGCGGAATGATCCTCCATCAGGAGCCGCTTCCTGCCGGGCTGGGCGCAGTCCGTTCCCTGCTCgggtttcagaaaaaaaacagataaatacgTGCGGGAGCTTTTACGCACGGTGCGTCTCCATCATGACGTCGCCATGAGCTCCAGATTGtagagaggaggaggggagtgCTGAATCGCTGCTCGTCGTTTCTGTGGATGCGTTTGTGTATCTTTAtttgtgtgtgagcgtgtgtgtgtgtgtgtgtgtgtgagtgagtggattttttccccttcttgtCATCTCT includes the following:
- the mgat1a gene encoding alpha-1,3-mannosyl-glycoprotein 2-beta-N-acetylglucosaminyltransferase a, producing the protein MFRKRSSFILCGTFLFVTWNAVLVLLLWGRAPPGQPGAGQLDPASMPTDDVVGDVIRVADSFELELAKQKEILSQILSHRSLWKPVNRKRAKVDVPSPPVIPILVIACNRVTVRRCLDKLLELRPSAELHPIIVSQDCGHTATADVIASYGDKVTHLKQPDLSDIPVRPEHKKFQGYYKISRHYRWALNQVFRTLSHSSVVIVEDDLEVAPDFFEYFRALHPVLRSDPTLWCASAWNDNGRDGMVDPSQPALLYRTDFFPGLGWMLLREAWEELEPKWPSSFWDDWMRQPEQRRGRACVRPEISRTLTFGRQGVSLGQFYDKYLKFIKLNSEFVPFTKLDLAYLQEDAYQTSFTKQVYSAAVVTYEDVKQGRLSGTGPFRLQYSSKDSFKVMAKNLGIMDDLKSGVPRTGYRGVVSFFYRGRRIYLAPPPGWSRYDPTWS
- the sh3bp5la gene encoding SH3-binding domain protein 5-like, a; the encoded protein is MEPGDLRESPAGSGESDVGGWREVTPGGEEEGEDLEAKATKTSGTKVENALRDACDEGGSERGVGDQLHSPYEEELDPRIQEELEHLNEASAEINKLELELDDARSAYRKILTESARKLNAQSSQLGSCIEKARPYYEARRLAKEAQQETQKAALSYERAVSMHTAAREMVYVAEQGLMADGKNTLDPTWQEMLNHATSKVNEAEEERIRSEREHMRVTHACQEAEARVQTLQKSLKRVIVKSKPYFELKSQLNHILEDHKTKVLQLEQNVSKVKTRYSVALRNLEQISEQIHAQRGRDPPDCPTRSPPVGAESDARVGEDDATCGASAAAKDRLDAALDLADRYKEAERERAGSDSLSVFSLQTIASDLEKYDSVEHLGDLGDLSDVGSVTGDEAERDRARTRDPAAPSGARERQQNFSKQHHRSFSL